The Thermococcus sibiricus MM 739 DNA window GCCATATTCTGGCCAGCATTCTTAATGGCTTACGGTAAGTATAAAGACGAGAAAGGAGAATTTGAATGGAATCTTCCATATGACATCCCGGCAAACGAATACCTAAATCTTGAGGGAAGAAAGTTCTCAACAAGTAGAAATTGGGCGATATGGGTTCATGAGTTCCTTGATGCATTCCCTGCAGATTATTTAAGATACTACCTAACAGCTATAATGCCTGAAACAAGGGACAGTGACTTTAGCTTGGGAGACTTCAAAAAGAAAATAAACGAGGAACTTGTGAACAATCTTGGAAACTTTGTACACCGAGCACTGACCTTTGTGAACAGGTATTTTGATGGGAAGGTTCCAGAAACTGGAGAACTTGATGACCTTGACAGAAAAGCACTCAAAGAAATTGAAAAAACCTTTGAGGAAGTAAATAGGCTTATTTCGAGATATCAGTTTAAGGAAGCTCTCAAGAGGGTAATGGCCCTAGCAATATTTGGAAACCAGTACTTTGACTATCAGAGGCCATGGAAGACTGCTAAGACTGATAAAGTTAGAACAGGGACAACCATAAATGTATCTCTCCAAATCGTTAAGGCCCTTGGGATTCTCCTTGAGCCATTCCTTCCAGATGCTAGTGAGAAAATCTGGCACCTGCTTAACATTGAAGAAGTAAAAAGATGGGAATTCATCCCACTAGAGGCAGGCCAAAAAGTTAGAAAGGCCGAAATTCTCTTTAGAAAGGTCAGCGATGAGGACATTATAGCATATGTAGTTAGCTACATAGGCAAAGGAAATCCAGAAAGCGCAAGAATTCTCTTAGATAAGTACTACAAAATGGAGGATGTTATTAAGGTAGCTAAAGAGAGACTTGGGGATGAAAGTGAAATAATTCTTAGGAGGATTTATGGGGAGAAGATAGAAATCACACCTAAAAAAGAAAAAAAGGAGGGTAGTAAAGTGAGCTATGTGAAATTTGAGGAATTTGCAAAACTTGATATAAGAATTGGAAAGATAATTGGTGTTGAAGACCATCCAAATGCAGACAAGCTTTACTTGATTAAGGTGGATCTTGGAGATGAAGTCAGACAACTCGTAGCAGGCCTGAAAAAGTACTATAAAAAGGAAGAGTTGCTCAATAGGTACGTAGCTGTAATAACAAACCTTGAGCCTAAGAAACTCAGAGGAATCGAGAGTCAGGGAATGATCT harbors:
- the metG gene encoding methionine--tRNA ligase is translated as MRFTVTSALPYANGPIHAGHLAGAYLPADIFVRYLRLKGEDVVFICGTDEHGTPITFRALKEGKSPREIVDYYHEHIKTTFERAKISFDYFGRTELPVHYRISQEFFLKALENEYLIKKVEKQAYCEHDKMFLPDRYVIGTCPYCGAEEQRGDQCEVCGHPLTPEKLINPKCNICGNSITFRDSAHYYIRMQEFQEKLKDWVLRQEHWKSNVRNTVLGWINEGLEERAITRDLGWGIPVPLEDEDVKGKVLYVWFEAPIGYISITIEHFKKLGKEDEWKKYWFNIDGETRVIHFIGKDNVPFHAIFWPAFLMAYGKYKDEKGEFEWNLPYDIPANEYLNLEGRKFSTSRNWAIWVHEFLDAFPADYLRYYLTAIMPETRDSDFSLGDFKKKINEELVNNLGNFVHRALTFVNRYFDGKVPETGELDDLDRKALKEIEKTFEEVNRLISRYQFKEALKRVMALAIFGNQYFDYQRPWKTAKTDKVRTGTTINVSLQIVKALGILLEPFLPDASEKIWHLLNIEEVKRWEFIPLEAGQKVRKAEILFRKVSDEDIIAYVVSYIGKGNPESARILLDKYYKMEDVIKVAKERLGDESEIILRRIYGEKIEITPKKEKKEGSKVSYVKFEEFAKLDIRIGKIIGVEDHPNADKLYLIKVDLGDEVRQLVAGLKKYYKKEELLNRYVAVITNLEPKKLRGIESQGMILAADDGKDVALLTPEKEVKLGAKVR